One genomic segment of Strix aluco isolate bStrAlu1 chromosome 9, bStrAlu1.hap1, whole genome shotgun sequence includes these proteins:
- the LOC141927329 gene encoding glutamate rich 3-like yields the protein MSHQEERSEVKGPKAVEYVTSISPIINTGLTPAPPPPQQRGGNPVRGGVTRGRQLRPITVPTDTEQPPRKNSGVVFRPPVRSGACVTMAFVGKNLRLSGKDADGRSEIRVYQQHCGGENLCVYKGSLLEGGEDEESKSSCQFWQDLFFFFG from the exons ATGAGCCACCAG gaGGAGAGGAGTGAAGTCAAAGGTCCAAAGGCGGTGGAATACGTGACCAGTATATCTCCCATCATTAACACCGGTCTGACACCAGCGCCACCTCCGCCCCAGCAAAGAGGTGGAAACCCAGTGAGAGGTGGGGTAACCAGAGGGAGACAACTGCGTCCCATCACTGTACCCACTGACACAGAGCAACCTCCAAGGAAG AATTCTGGAGTCGTCTTCAGGCCCCCGGTACGCAGCGGCGCATGTGTCACCATGGCCTTTGTGGGAAAAAATCTCCGTTTATCTGGCAAGGATGCTGATGGCAGGAGTGAAATCAGAGTCTATCAGCAGCACTGTGGAGGAGAAAACCTTTGTGTCTACAAAGGCAGCCTATTGGAAGGAGGTGAGGATGAAGAGTCAAAGAGTTCATGTCAATTCTggcaagatcttttttttttttttggctaa